Genomic DNA from Theropithecus gelada isolate Dixy chromosome 1, Tgel_1.0, whole genome shotgun sequence:
TATAACACTAAtgaattattcatattttcttaggTGAGATAATGGTGTTATGTGTTGAAGAACTGCAAGTTGAACTATATAGAGGTATAACGTCAtgatatctattttaaaatggttcAGCAAAACAATATATAGGTGAAGGAAATGTGGCAAAAATATTGACAGTTGAGGACTCTAGTGGGAGGAGCTATAGGTGTTTTTGTGCTATTATTTCTACTTCTgtgtatatttgaatttttttacaataaaatataaagaagagctCCCTGGGAATCCCTGATCTAAAGAGAGAGTTCTAAATTTATTCTATGGGATCTGGTTCCTGACTCTGTTCCTTTCAACACTTGTATCAAATACCTAGAAAAAGAAGACCAGATTGTCAAATATGGGAGGACTAGTCAATGATGGAATCTGGATTCAGAGAGATGGTAACTAGCTGGAATCTAGCTAGAATAAACCCTAATAAGATATCATATGGGGCATGGATATAGGTGTTAAAATTTTAGCAACCTGAGGAAAGCTGTCAGAACAGTAATTCTCACTAGAAGGACAAAAAGTCTATAGCTAGTAGCAAGTCAATGTGAAAGACTGAATGTGACTTAGCGCTAGGAAGACTAAAGCCATAATAGTCTGCTTTTCAGGAAGTAGGAAATCCAGAACAAGAGAAGTTAAGATTCTTATAGCCACACTAGGCCAGGGCATTAGTAGAATTTTAGATTCTACTCTCTAGGTGCTGTAATTTGAGTGACACTGGGGTGGATCCAGAGAGAATGACTGGGTCCATGTCATACTGCCCAAATAACCTGGgatcttaagagaaaaaaaggagatttttttttttttttttggttaaaatttCCCCAGGGAATATTTGCATTTGCTAATTAGATAGCACTGTATGAAACattgttgctttttttaaatgGGGAGAACAACGGTAAATTTAAtgcaaacagaaaggaaaaacaagtgaaagtgctttgaaaagtttaaaatgctACATAAATGTTACTATTTGCCAGTAGAAGCCTCTCAGTGGCAAAACTTCCAAGGACCAGAGATAAAGTTTATTCTTTAAACTGGAAACTTGTCCAAACCTTGTAAGTATTCAAGGACTATGTTGTTTGAGTGTCAGGAAGACAAACAGTTATGTTAATAGCTTATCACCTAGATTAACCCtctggcaatttttaaaagatttttttttgtttgtttcatcttgtTCTGTTTTTGAGTCAGTGAAAcattcacatggttcaaaattAAAAGAGCAAATATGGGTATACTCTGAAAAATCCTCTTTCTTGGCCAATTTCTGTCCTCCAGCCACACAGTTCCATGCCTTGGAGTCAATTAATGTTAGCaaatgtttttcttgttgtttttatgCACATCTTACTCTTCATGCATTTTTCTCAATGTGAGAATCTAGCAAGAAAAGGCTTCCTGACTCTAGCTATGTGACATCTCTACAGGATGATCCCCACAACACAGACAGTGGAGGACAATCCCAAGAGGTTTAAGAACAAGTTTTCCTTGAAACAGCAGACATCTGCCAGTACCTGATTCCACTCTTCTGCATTTCATTGGCCAGTTAAATGTCTTGCCAAAGACTTCGCAAAGAACGAGCAATAACTTCTCATGTGGGTGAATATGGCTATTTCCCCCCTCTGACCACTTTCTTGAGATGTTCACACAACTGCCTCTTTGTTCCTGTCTAGAGAGCTGGACGGTTGGTGATATGGAGAGCTTTTTTGCCGCAATCACTGAGTGTTCCTGTTTATAACTCACGCCTATTTGCATACTGACCTGCACAAGTGTTCTTCATTTgcgtgcatgtttgtgtgtatatcttATTCTACAATTGAAACTATTAGTTCCTCAAAGGCAGAATCCTAATACCTAAATCCTTTATAGCTTTGCTGTCCCAAATTCAGGGATTTTacctcatttattatttttttccacattgcTTGGTAAGCTTAGgaatagacttttattttttcatttgaaatatctCTCAAGTGTGTTCTGGGCAGCTCCTGCAGGGATATGGTGTCAGCATGAGATATTGTTCTTGTCCTCATTAAGCTTTACATTTTTCTAGAGAGACAAGAATTAAGTATATTAAACAGGTATAATATTTAATTAGGTGCTACATTAAGATGGTTTTGAGAGGGAGACGGTTGAAACAGAATTGATCGTCCCTGTTTTCTCTAAGGGTTAGTTAAATTTTAtccatttctaaattttctaatttcaccTTGACTCTTCAGAATTTAGTTATAGGTTTATTTATAGAAACAAGACCCATGCTTCCTCTTCATCTTGAAACTCTTCCATACTCTATTTGGTAATACTTTCTCATCCCTAAGACCTCCCTCAGACTGAGTAACTACACCCAAATAAGACATTCTAAATAGGGCTTTCCTTAGGAGCACACAAGGTAGTTCTATTAAACTCGTTACACTTAGGCTACTTGAAGTTATGTATTCTTAGACATGTTCAGAACAATGGGCAGCTCCAATGTGTGCTACCACAAGGCCTGGGAGGTGATGGCTCCTGACCGGTCTCCCCTGAGCTTTGACAGTTTGGTGAAGGGAAAATACAAGTGACCCTGAACACAGCACATGGCAGTAGAGGCCTGTAGGATTTCCCAAGGTTAAACTGGGAACTAGATGTGACAACgagttaaatatttgtttttaaaagctccaGCGTGGCTTTTCCTAAATATAGCATTTTTCTCTATTCATGGCAATAAAAGAATTTTGTAGATtgattggttttttaaaattccctgtTAGGGTGAAGAAAGATGAAATAGTGTATCTGACTCATGTCAGTGGACTTTTATTATAATAAGagtccttgtttaaaaaaaaaaaaaaaaaccagcaaaagCAAGCTTttatcttaaaacaacaacaaaaatctaccCAAGATTATCCATTTTGCAAAACttatctgaaatatatattactttgaaCCAGGAGTAACATTATCAGTAGATTTTCATAGTGAAGAAATTACCATGGCCTATTTTTGAGAGATCTTTTGGATGATGCTTAAAAACATGCAGCAGGTAAAATAACTGAAAAGCTCAAGTTATCACCTCTAAGGATCCAACCCAGTGCTGGGAGGATTGGGCTAAGAGGGATGGCAGAGTCAAAACTTTGACTCCCACAGGAAAAATAGAAGCAAAGTTTGGTGTaagaagatttattttaaatactactACTGGTAGAGAAAAATCACACAGCATATATGCAAATCTCTTTGCAAGTTTAAATTGAAATAATAGCATTGGGTTAGTCCCATGGAGGGGTATGTCAGAGTTGGACTTCCCAATTTAGAAAATTCTTCCCTCAGTTCTTTTATTCTCAGGATTTTGTTGTAGGAGTAAACTGAAAAGGAAGTTCACCAGCTGGCTAACTATTCAACAAAGCTGCAGATGGAGTATTACTAGTGTGCTGAGGCCACACTAGGTCCAGGTTAGACCTCAGATTCTGGGAAATGAGTTCACACTAGCCCAAGCAAATTAACAGTCATTCATATAGAGAAATGAGATTTCAAATGGAACTAGACTTCTTGTGCTAACTGGTCAACCCACTCTATTTGAGAAACCAAATGAAGTTGATAAAGTTTTTGAGTAGACAATCTGAGCAAAGGGAGGTAAATGATGCTAAAAAGTACCATCAGACTTTGAAAACCTGCTGTTGACTTTTCTCTAATACCTCTGTCGAGTGACTAGATTAACCAGATTAGTGAGTAAAAACATCCTGGCATCCCTTTCCCTAAAGGGCCAGAGACACAAGGATACATCATGTAGACTGGAAATTCACATAGTCTGGGGACCCCTGGGAGTCTCTGAAGCCCTACCAGAGCATCTGTGAGTTAcagttgtttgcaaaataatactaagatgttattttcctttcttattcttcttctcAGGAAGCCTCAAGTAGCCTCTGGAAAACCTCCTAAgtacagtggagttttccagaggctacatGACAGGTGATAATGTCATCACTCTGACAGCTGATTGGAAGTGTTTAAAAGGtttctccattttaatttctaatattataAATAGTTCTTTAGCGTTTTCAATGTCTCAGAGTGTAAAATTTCCTAAGACCAAAAGTTTAAGAACCGTTGCTATAGATCATCCATTTCTGTCATCGTACTACCAAACAACatgatgttattattttatattttacaagatTTTAGAAATGTCCCAGTACTATGGATGAAGCCATCTTGAAGATATTTGGGAAGTATTCTATCTCACTAGCCACACAATATTCTGATTACCTCAAAAGCTCCAAATAATTGTGAATGGGGCATGTATCCTCTATAATGCATGGGTACAGTTACACCCAATCTTTTCACTGGATATATTAatctgcaacaacaacaaaagaaggaaacattGTTACCTGTGATGTGTCTCTCCTTTGACAACTATCTGAAATGGTATCACAATTCAAGGGCACTGTTTTTGGAGTTCTTAAACTCCAGCTGAACTGAAACTGAGAATCATAGCCTACCAGGAATTCAGGACAATCAAgcaagtttttctgtttttgtttgtctttttttttttttttttggtgcaataAGTGAGGCCAATTTAAGGACAAGGCCATTTGTTTGAGATTTTTGAAGTCCATTCTTCAAGTAAAGTCACAGACACTCTGGAAGGGCTTCAGAGACTCCGGGGGTCCCCAGACTATGTGAATTCCCAGTATCCATGATGTACCCTTGTGTCTCCAGCCCTGTAGGGAAAGGGATGTCAGGATGTTTTTACTCACTTATCTGATTAATCCAGTCACTCGACAGAGATATTAGAGAAAAGTCAACAGTAGGTTTTCAAAGTCTGATGATACTTTTAGCATTCTTCAAATACAGTCAGGCAGAAGTTGGTTCTCACATGTTGATTCAGTTTCCAGTTAGTCAGGATCTTGAGATATGACAAGATCATTGCTTCTTGAAGAACAGAGgtgttctttttatatatataaccacCGGCCCCCACCCTGGAAGCTGGACGCATGAAACATATGTGcctataaatataatatttgctagcctagagttttcttttgtttccctcATACTGCAGATGGACACAGAGACTGGGACAAATCTGGATGCATACATCTTCCAACCAAAGTAATTAAGCTACATAATACACGCACTAGGTATGGTTTTTATTAAGCAAGGATTAGCTGAACTTCTAACATATGAGAGGCACTAAAAGAAGTGATATGAGaagggcaaggcaaggcacagTTCCTGTGCTTCTGGGTTGCAATAACAAATATCTTGCCATTTTCCAGTCAGTACATCACAGTATCCTCTGTCGTCTACCAGAGTTAACCAACAGAGATAAGGCTAGAGGgcaacttctctttttcttctttattctttttttttaaattattatttattcttgtaGACATAGGGGTCTccctttattgcccaggctggtcttaaactcttggtctcaagtgatcctcctgcctcagtctcccaaagcactgggactacaggcttgagccgctgtGCCGGGCCCCACATCTTTATCCTTTTttacacttattttattttattttatttttttattttattttattttgtttgagatggagtctcactctgttgcccaggctggagtgcagtggtgtgatcttggctcactgcaacctctgtcttctgggttcaagcgattctcctgactcagcctcccgagtagctgggattacaggcacctgctaccagccacacccggctactttttgtatttttagtagagacaggttttcgccatgttgaccaggctggtcttgaacacttgacttcaagtgatccacccgccttggcctcccaaagtgctgggattacaggtgtgagctacttcACCTAGCCTATTCCTTTATTCTTAATAAGCTGAATTCATGAGGGATTTCATGGAGCCATCTCTGGCCCCTGTCCTGAGGAAAGAGCTGAAATAACTTTCATAGAAAACTTGTGGCTTAAAAACAGAAGGATGTTTTCCACTTTAACATAGAGAGgaatctttaacaaaataaaatgagagacagTTACCATGTTCCATTTTCATCAACAGATCTTTATAATCATGTAAATTAAACCATTTTATCTTTAGGAGACATGAGAGAGAAGATAGAGGTAACAGCTAGAATACTAGCAATCTTAGGAAGGCAAAATTAAATCATCTtttgggagaggagagaaaattgtGAGGAGAAGGTGCCAGTGTCAAAGATTGACTTAGCAAGGTTATTTTCTCTCTGGGAGTCTGGGAGGTGATGAGCTCCTACCGCTCACTGCCTCATCATCTTGGCTATTGGTTCCTTTCTGGGCAAGGAAGAACGTTGTCTCTCTTTTAGAGTTTTGTAGGCCTCCGTCAGTAGTCCATGGAAGACAGCTGTCCTGGGGCCCAGAATGGGCAGTCTGTAGTGAATGCTTTCTGGATGACAgtacaagaaggaaggaaggacaaggaCTATTTAGATGCTATTCttaaagaaactcaaaataagCACAGGCCAACAAAGACTTCTTCAACCttataaaacagatttaaaattcacctaatattttgtttttcaaatccaccttttatttttttcttaagaaaaggaagaaaagaaaatggaacaaaaactTCACCTAatgatttcttttaataaaattgcCTTTTCCCCTCACAACATTTAAACTTTTACAAATCTTGTCAATGAGGCCAAAAGGAGTATCCAGAAACAAAACTCAAGTATTAGACATCATTacccattaaattaaaaatgaagataaaacatGTCTGATGTTGTAATACgagtcagagagaaaagaagattcAATTCTCAAGAGACTTTTAAGGGACACATATATagttctgttctttaaaaaaataaaaataagaaataaatatgatcTTACAAAAAGGCTACAGTAGGCAGAGAAAGTACTTttgcatttcaaaagaaaactgtattttgtgaaataatttattttggggTTCTTTAAAATCCTTACCCTACTTCTTCTTCAAATATGATTTATTAAAAGTTggttaatattctgtttttccagaAGACAGATTACTTGAATGGGGGTAAACCAGTGCATGAAATAACACCTTCCCATTGGGAATCACTGAGTGACTAAGAGAATTGGAACTCTGAATTCTCTGGAACAAGCTCCAGAGAACAAAGTCCAACTGAATGAGAGATAGAGACATTACAGGATCACAAACCTTGGTTCCAGTTCAGTCTCATCACTGTACTGAAGAGGGAACAGCAGTCTAAGGTCACAGGCACTAATGGACTAAGAACCAGAACCCAGATATCCTTAATCCTAACCCAGTGCTCTTTGTGCCATATCCTACCACTGTGCCAGGTGGTAGGCTCACATCAGGTGGTTAGCATCTATATTAATGTTTATTGAGATTAAGAGTCTGTAGGTGTCATGGGATTCTGGGATCAGGTCAAAGATTCATGAAGGAATCTCCATCACTTGTGAAGATAAGTTCTTTCTATTTCCTTTGTTGTCATTAATAATTATTGATAATATGTAATGAAAAGCAGAGTCCAGAAAAAAATGCTAGCAATCATTGTGACCAACAGTTGAGTTAGACAGTCATTGGCGGTAATGTTGTTCACTGGGATGAGTCAGTCACTTGGTATTTGTAGCAATCCACAGGGAACACAGCACAGGTGGAAGCTGGCTTCAGCAATAAGCAGCAAGTACCACAGTATGGACATGTCTAAGCTATATAAACCAGCGGGGCTGGAGCAGTGTCAGCAGTTTTCCTGGGTCAGTCAAAGGTGAAGACTACTTGTACCAAAGGTCTAGCTTTCAGTGGGACAACATGCTATTCTGGTTTTACAGGTGAGCACACAGAGACCAAGCCTATACAGCAAGACTAGGATTCCTACCGAGGACTCATTGATTCTAGGCTAGTGCCTTTTTCATGACCTCTAAGAGCACATACAAGAGCAAAGTCAGCTCAGAAGGGTCATGACTATAATAAACAGTAGATCTACCAAGCTTCAGCTCCTAGCAAGTTTTACAACTACTCTCCCTGTACTCCCACCTCTAAGATCACTGTTCTAGGATGAACTCTATGGATAAGAACCAGGGCCGTCCAAGAACATAACATGCTGTTCCCGAGCACACAAAATCTAGCTCTTAAATTGCTAATTGAAGTATACTCCCAGAGATAATAAATTGATGAAAGGCATCCTGTTACATTGTTCTCTAGGGCCAAAAAATGTATTCTTGCTGAGGGAAAGGTATACAAtggtgggtgtgtatgtgtgtgactcATTCCTTTGCAAGGCAGGTCTGAAAAAATCCAGGTCCAAAGGAAACTCAGAATGAGTGTGTGGCTGGCACAGATAACTATGACATCAACTGCACATGCCTATCACCCATGTTCTCTTGGCTTCAAAAGAATGAGGTGGTCATAGACCAGGGAACAGCAGAGTGGGTAGCTTTTGTTGGGTGGGTACTCTTAGCTCCAGGCTCTTGGTTCCACTTTGGCTGAATGAGAGCCATGAGCTAGGCCAATATTTTGGGATACATAAGAAGTGATTGATTAGGACTGGAAGACTTTCATTCCACTCGAGTGGATATCCCCAAACCTCAGCTGTAACCTGAGTTTCTCGTCCTCCCTTTTGGCATCCCCTCAAGACATCCCTTCAATCCTCAAATTTCCTTTCTAAGTATCTTTTTAGTTCTGGCCTAGTTCCCCTGCAACCTCCTAAGATAAAAGAGTTTTCCATATGTATAGAGTGAGGAAAGTGATCCTGATTTTCTTTACTGTatgtatcaaaagaaagaaaaattcaagtgGCTTCAGTTAATATgggaacaaatgagaaaatggacaGTCACTAAAGTGACAGCCTGTGCTGCAGTAAGCCCTTAAATTATATTACCCCAAATAATGGCTCACTCCATCTTCACCAGCCCAGTGTGGCCTTAACTAAAGCTGAGACTTAGGTCAATGCTGAAGCCTGAAATAGAGcttctttccttgtttctatCAACAGCAAGTGAAGATAAGAATAGCGCAGGCAGCTGCTGGGAGAAGGCAGGTATTTTAGGGAGCTGGTGGAGTGAAAGGTTCAGGGCCTTGGTGAGGCCACTCTGAGGGTATAGAGATGCAGTTCCCCTCCCATTTTCATTGATACCATCAGGACTGCCAATAGGggaacttttattttgtttgtaccCCATCTCCCCGGAAGTCTTCAGCCATATGTTGTGGACAGATCCTGGGAAGGAACATGGATAAGGGCAAGTGAGGCCTAAGGAGGGCACAGGTGGTGCTGGAGTGAAAGAAGGGCTGTGAACTAATCCCAGCAGGTCAAAAGACAATATGTGAAAAAGAAAGGGATAGAAAGTGAGAATTTTCTCaggaaatttagaaattattttagggaTCAGACTTTTATTCTATGGCATTTTTTTCTAGTATGTTTCACGCTATAAGTACTCTAAAAGAAAGCAAACCTGTTGAGATGTCATCATGGAAAGGCTTAGGGGTAGTCTGGAATTTGGGTTGATGAAGATTCATCATTCTGAttggaagaaataagaaaacacattAGTTAATTGGCTAGGACTTGGTAGAAATGTgtctttatacatatttatttatttatttgttattatttttatttttgagatggagtttttgcgcttgttgcccaggctggagtgcagtggtgtgatctcagctcactgcaacctctgcctcgcgggttcaagcggttcttctgccttagcctcctgaggggctgggattacaggcgcacacctccacacctggctaatttttgtattttcagtagagatggggttttaccatgttggccaggctggtctaaaactcctgacctcaggcaatctgcccacctcagcctcccaaagtgctgggattacaggtgtgagccaccgtgcccggcctctttatacatttttaaacacatgTGATCTCTTGAATCCAGACCTGTTAACCTGGTGATCAAGCCACTTTCTAGCAATGCGAGATGATTGGTCCAAAGACTGCTAATTCTCAACCTCTTTTTGATTAGTGTTGTTTTCATGGATTTTTGATAAAACCttcattttgaatgttttattccACTGTCAGAACATATGTGGTCTGAAAATAGGaggaataaaggaaagagttCTCCaatttccagaaggaaaaaaaaagcagaactcTTTCAGATCAATAATCTACCCTTAAAGAGTAAAgctgagaaaatattttggttagaaccttcccatttcacagaaaatGCCCTAACCACATCCTATTTCTCCTGATGGCCAAGGCTGTGGAGGTGACCCTTGAGGAAAATGCATATAAGCCAAAACCACTTCTACATTAGTCTAAATTGCTTAATTTCTAAAGACTGACACATTAGTAAACTTTGATGGGCCATCTAAGGCTCTACATTCATTTCATGGTTTCTACTTCCACAAAGATCTTCCAAGATTATTTTTGCTTTGCTACCAAAAATATAGCGAGTTAAGCCAGTTTGCTTTAATCAATTGTCACTGAgattgagaaaaagagaaagcaaaacccCTTCTATTATCCATTTTGGGCAAACAGGCAGATGGTATGTTCAGAACTGAATAGTTTAAACTCTGTCTATTCtataattcaacaaatatatatctaTCCTGccatcttttctccttctcttccttttttccttcattcttttcattccataaatattataattcctgcaatggctataattaaagtcactttttaaaaaaaacataatttctgtGAAGATAATTGCACTTGCCTACATATGCAGTGATActtaaaaagtatgaaaaaagaaaccaacatcTAGTGCTAGGAACAAATTTGGAAAAGTTCAAGATAGAACCAGGCCCTTGCTTTATAGTCCCTCTAGTTAAGTCTCAAACAGAAGTTGTATGTTTTCCtccaaaacactgaaaaaaagaatacaacaaTCAGTCTCATGATACATCTGGTTGATGTTGACATGATTTTAAGATTGGTTCAATCCTTGATCTTAGTTTTAGAGGGATAAGAGCTATTTGTTTAAAATACGACTAATTAATGTTCTGGGATTTTGCATTTAAATAAAGTACAAAACTTGCAAGATAAGTAAAATGGGGCAACAAATTTCAAAAGGTTATTTCACAGAAGGGTGGAATTTTGCTCAGAAATCTCTGATTTTACATGCTTCAGTTTTCCATTTAAAGttcataatgaatatttattagaaTTGCCTCTATCATATAAGAGCTCTTTAAAACTATAGAGTCAGTACAGGTAAATGTTATTATTGATGGAGCTTGTACTGCTCAAATAGCCACTTCCTCCATAACCTTGTCTACCTTGGCCAGGAACTGGGTACATGTTTTCAGTGTATCTGGGTCTATATTTGAGTCTGGAACAAATGGCCCTAAGGTCATAAATGGAATCAGGACGTGTACCACTGTGCAACATAAGGTTAAAAAAAcctatttatttttccacattatTGCTTTCTGtatgaggaaaaaattaaaatcgcCATTAGATTACATATAGCTTTCTTGGTTAGTCATATGTCAGGGTGAGCATATGTCTACTTTCCAACCATCTATTGCAATGCAAGTTGACCTGTGTTGATGTCCTATTCAGAATGAGTCCATGTTTTGCATGTCGTAATAAAGTAAAAACAGAGTCCTTCTTCCCTAATAgttaaatatagaagaaaaaaaatctttgaaaatccaggccgggcacagtggctgacacctgtaatcacagcactttgggaggccgaggtgggtagatcaccagaggtcaggagtttgagaccagcctggccaacatggtgaaaccccatctccactaagaaaaaaaaaaatgccaggcatggtagtgggcacctgtaatcccagctacttgggaaatcgaggcaggagaattgcttgaacctgggaggtggaggttgcagtgagccaagattgcgccaccgcactgcagcctgggcgacagagagagactccatctcaaaaagaaaaaaacaaaacaacacaaaacacacaaaaaaatcagaattccAATTGGATTTTATATCTGTTATACGCGatcttgataaagaaaataaaaagctttaaatAACAACCAAACAAACTGATAAAGAGGAATTTTAGTTACTAAAACGTAGCAGAGAACATCTTGGACTAAGGAAAGATTATGTGTAATCTTCCATATCTTGGAGATTAGATACGTCATCTACATGGAGAACTTGTATTTAGTTCCATCTGAATTATCAAAGAAATTTCCTATTCTATTATATTGTTCTTGTGAAGGTGGAAAGGAAGATTATACTTTCTGCAATACTTTCAGTAGTTGTTCAAGCAAAAAGGTGAACTTTCTTTTTTGATCTAATGATTTGGtttaacctgaaaaaaaaaaacagtcaagaATCCTGTTCCCAAAGCATTCCTTAAACATTCCTCTAACTATGCTTCTCAATCCACTCTCCTGTGTCCTCAGATATAATGAGAATTAAGTCATGTCCTGATTTAAATTGTTGACTTACCTATGACTCATAAAATTCTCAAAGGATACTTTTGGATCATCTGGGATTTTCACTGTTCTTGGTTGTACCTCAAGAAGAAAGTCTCATTTAGAATGCTGCCTATAACTGCATTCTAATTTAAATACATAATGTACCACTTTAGTGAATTTGAGTTGTATTTGATATCAAAGTCCTTCATACATCCTTTTGTGATGTGAATGAACCAGAAGATTTCACCCTTCCCTCAAGCCAGCGTCATTGTTCTTCCCTGGATATCAGTTGAAATTAGATACACAGATTTAGTAAatctttaaaatcagtttgtttaGATGCCctcacccccaacacacacatgttCTTGAGGTCTCAGGTGAGCTATCACTTTCTCAGAGACTGCTGACTGCTGGACTACTGTTCGGTAGTCCTCTGCTCTATGTTCTTAGGGCCTCCTGGATCAAAATACTCATAACCTTTATATTGTAGT
This window encodes:
- the C1H1orf105 gene encoding uncharacterized protein C1orf105 homolog isoform X2 codes for the protein MEKRELKASVAKFDKIPWLSEASLVNKPLVLSLPRRYPPSSATFLTSSKRNMNLPILFQVPDVLSKTRRNQRDSMLLRNQQLCSTCREMKMVQPRTVKIPDDPKVSFENFMSHRMMNLHQPKFQTTPKPFHDDISTESIHYRLPILGPRTAVFHGLLTEAYKTLKERQRSSLPRKEPIAKMMRQ